The following are from one region of the Nostoc cf. commune SO-36 genome:
- a CDS encoding YciI family protein, which produces MPWFVKIEEGKVDKSTFDQYVPAHKAYIQDLIAKGHKARTGYWAQQRGGMLLFEAASKEEAEAIIADDPLVQNGCVNYQLYEWRIVME; this is translated from the coding sequence ATGCCGTGGTTTGTAAAGATTGAAGAAGGCAAAGTTGATAAATCTACCTTTGACCAATATGTACCTGCCCACAAAGCCTACATTCAGGACTTGATTGCTAAAGGACACAAAGCACGAACAGGCTATTGGGCGCAGCAAAGAGGCGGAATGTTGCTATTTGAGGCTGCCTCAAAGGAAGAAGCAGAAGCGATTATAGCTGATGACCCCTTGGTGCAAAACGGCTGCGTCAACTATCAGCTTTATGAATGGCGAATTGTTATGGAATAA
- a CDS encoding phasin family protein translates to MAGFGDIVQKAFYLGVGLASYAGEKAGGKLAEVRSQVQKLADEMVAKGEMNTEEARRFVEDMMKQAQQAQPSAETSEKTPPSEPRRIEILEEDEEPTVKETSNDENVDKLRQEVLNLQDELKRLQRDQ, encoded by the coding sequence ATGGCTGGTTTTGGAGATATTGTTCAAAAAGCTTTTTACCTCGGTGTTGGATTAGCTTCTTACGCAGGTGAGAAAGCAGGGGGAAAATTAGCCGAAGTGCGATCGCAAGTCCAAAAACTGGCAGATGAAATGGTGGCCAAGGGCGAAATGAACACAGAAGAAGCCCGCCGCTTCGTTGAAGATATGATGAAGCAAGCCCAACAAGCCCAACCATCTGCTGAAACCTCTGAAAAAACGCCCCCTTCTGAACCTCGCCGCATTGAAATTTTAGAGGAAGATGAAGAACCAACGGTGAAAGAGACATCAAATGATGAGAATGTAGATAAATTACGCCAAGAAGTGCTAAACCTGCAAGACGAGTTAAAACGGTTGCAACGCGATCAATAA
- the queF gene encoding preQ(1) synthase — protein sequence MTNDSVSQASQEMKYGERDIAEGKLITFPNPRVGRRYDINITLPEFTCKCPFSGYPDFATIYVTYIPDERVVELKALKLYINSYRDRYISHEESANQILDDFVAACDPLEVTVKADFTPRGNVHTVVEVRHERTLNLS from the coding sequence ATGACAAATGATAGTGTATCTCAGGCAAGCCAAGAAATGAAGTATGGCGAACGCGACATTGCGGAAGGCAAACTAATTACCTTTCCGAATCCGCGTGTGGGGAGGCGATATGACATTAATATTACGTTGCCGGAATTTACTTGTAAATGTCCGTTTTCTGGGTATCCTGACTTTGCGACAATTTACGTTACATATATTCCTGATGAGCGGGTAGTGGAATTGAAGGCGCTTAAGCTTTACATTAACAGTTACCGCGATCGCTATATTTCTCACGAAGAATCTGCCAATCAAATTTTGGATGATTTTGTGGCTGCTTGTGATCCGTTAGAAGTCACGGTGAAAGCAGATTTTACGCCTCGCGGTAATGTACATACCGTGGTTGAAGTGCGTCACGAACGTACCTTAAATTTAAGTTGA
- a CDS encoding cytochrome c biogenesis protein, translated as MTLEDSASKEIKWWAIPGQFLRQELLPVLTNLRLAIALLLLIAIFSSTGTVIEQGQSPGFYQANYPEHPALFGFLTWKVIQVVGLDHVYRTWWFLALLILFGTSLTACSFTRQLPALKAAQRWKYYEEPRQFKKLALSAELDTGSLDSLHQILQKHRYKIFQDQEKENLLYARKGIVGRIGPIIVHIGIVAILLGGIWGAMTGFLAQEMVASGDTFKVTNIVDAGPLAAQIPKDWSVRVNRFWIDYTPSGGIDQFYSDMSVLNNQGEEVDHKKIFVNEPLRYHGITFYQTDWGIAGVRVQYNNSPIFQLPMAQLNTNGNGRIWGTWVPTKPDLSEGVSLLAKDLQGMVLIYDATGKLVDTVRTGMFTEVNGVKLKILDVIGSTGLQIKADPGIPIVYSGFGLLMLGVVMSYFSHSQIWALQKGDRLYVGGKTNRAQVAFEQEVLEILDRLSSQPKGEEKEAAIEV; from the coding sequence ATGACTTTAGAAGATTCAGCGTCCAAAGAAATAAAATGGTGGGCAATACCTGGGCAGTTCTTACGCCAAGAGCTTTTGCCCGTACTGACTAACTTACGACTAGCGATCGCACTACTGCTATTAATTGCAATTTTTAGCTCTACTGGTACTGTAATTGAACAAGGTCAGTCACCCGGATTTTACCAAGCCAACTACCCAGAACATCCAGCTTTATTTGGTTTCCTAACTTGGAAGGTAATTCAAGTAGTTGGGTTAGACCATGTATATCGTACCTGGTGGTTTTTGGCATTACTCATCTTATTTGGTACTAGCTTAACTGCTTGTTCATTTACCCGACAGTTACCAGCCTTAAAAGCCGCCCAGCGCTGGAAATATTACGAAGAACCACGGCAATTTAAAAAATTAGCTTTAAGTGCAGAACTAGATACTGGTTCTCTAGATTCCTTGCACCAGATATTACAAAAACACCGCTATAAAATTTTTCAAGATCAAGAAAAAGAAAATCTCCTTTATGCCCGCAAGGGAATAGTCGGACGCATCGGCCCAATTATCGTTCATATTGGCATCGTCGCTATTTTGCTAGGGGGAATTTGGGGGGCAATGACTGGTTTTCTAGCTCAAGAAATGGTTGCCAGTGGCGATACATTTAAAGTGACAAATATTGTCGATGCTGGGCCATTAGCCGCCCAAATCCCGAAAGATTGGTCTGTGCGCGTCAATCGTTTTTGGATTGACTACACACCATCTGGCGGCATCGATCAATTTTATTCTGATATGTCTGTCTTGAATAATCAGGGAGAGGAAGTTGACCACAAAAAGATTTTTGTCAATGAGCCTCTGCGCTATCATGGCATAACTTTCTATCAAACTGATTGGGGAATTGCAGGTGTTCGCGTCCAATATAACAACAGCCCCATTTTTCAGCTACCGATGGCGCAATTGAATACCAACGGTAACGGGCGCATTTGGGGAACGTGGGTTCCTACGAAACCTGATTTGAGCGAGGGTGTTTCTCTGTTAGCTAAAGATTTGCAAGGGATGGTATTAATTTATGATGCCACTGGCAAACTTGTTGATACTGTCCGTACTGGGATGTTCACTGAAGTGAATGGCGTGAAGCTGAAAATCCTGGATGTAATTGGTAGTACTGGCTTACAAATTAAAGCCGATCCAGGTATACCAATTGTTTATTCAGGGTTTGGATTACTAATGTTGGGCGTGGTGATGAGTTATTTTTCCCACTCGCAAATATGGGCATTGCAAAAAGGCGATCGCTTGTATGTGGGTGGCAAAACTAATCGCGCCCAAGTTGCTTTTGAACAAGAGGTTTTAGAGATTTTAGATCGGCTGAGTTCACAGCCAAAAGGTGAGGAGAAAGAGGCGGCGATTGAAGTTTAA
- a CDS encoding cytochrome c biogenesis protein CcdA: MFDNLQTQIYQLEQFANSLVSNQLTHLSVVSIGIIFAAGLLTSLTPCMLSMLPITIGYIGGYEAKSRLQAAAQSTWFALGLATTLAGLGILAGFVGKVYGQVGIGLPIIVSIIAILMGLNLLEALPLQFPSLNETNWISPDLPTGLRSYLLGLTFGLVASPCSTPVLASLLSWIASTQDLILGAVLLLSYTAGYVAPLILAGTFTASIKKLLELRRWSGWINPVSGALLVGFGVFSLISRIPLGSF; this comes from the coding sequence ATGTTTGATAACCTGCAAACCCAAATTTACCAACTAGAACAATTTGCCAATAGCCTTGTTTCTAACCAACTGACACATCTTAGCGTGGTGAGTATTGGCATCATCTTTGCAGCTGGCTTGCTCACTAGTCTCACACCCTGTATGCTTTCCATGCTGCCAATTACCATTGGTTACATCGGTGGTTATGAAGCCAAAAGCCGCCTCCAAGCAGCTGCCCAATCAACTTGGTTTGCTTTAGGTTTAGCAACTACATTAGCAGGATTGGGAATCCTAGCAGGTTTCGTCGGAAAAGTCTATGGTCAAGTGGGAATTGGTTTGCCGATTATCGTCAGCATTATCGCCATTCTCATGGGGCTGAACTTATTAGAAGCACTGCCTTTACAATTTCCATCCTTGAATGAAACGAATTGGATTTCGCCAGATTTGCCAACAGGATTGCGTTCTTATTTACTGGGACTGACTTTCGGCTTAGTGGCATCCCCTTGTAGCACCCCTGTTTTAGCAAGCTTGTTAAGTTGGATTGCTAGTACACAAGACTTAATTTTAGGCGCTGTTTTGCTACTTTCTTACACAGCCGGTTATGTAGCACCGTTGATTTTGGCGGGTACTTTTACAGCTTCAATTAAAAAATTACTGGAATTGCGTCGCTGGTCTGGTTGGATTAACCCAGTTAGCGGGGCACTATTGGTAGGATTCGGTGTATTTTCCTTAATTTCTCGGATTCCCCTTGGCAGTTTTTAA
- a CDS encoding AAA family ATPase translates to MMIALPGFKIVTLLKAGVKAVIYRGIKVKDECPVIIKGLRKEQCTPNNIEQLKHEYAIAQRLNTTAAVKVYALEMHKGIPYLIMEDFQARSLDQFLDQFQQPVPFLKIAIEITSRLAQIHTHQIVHKDIKPQNILVNLETNQVKIADFGIAAFIPYQQQIVSSSSRIEGSLPYLSPEQTGRMNRGIDHRSDLYSLGVTFYEMLTGQLPFQGKDPLEWVHCHIAKSPPSPAKLNSDIPQILCEIIIKLLSKVAEQRYQSALGLQFDLERCLKQLETTGQIQSFILGQQDISERFQIPQKLYGREPEIAKLLQAFERVVNQGKPELVLVSGYAGVGKSTLVKEIHKPIVRERGFFIFGKFDQYKRDIPYSTIVQAFQTLTRQILTQPEDKLTTWKKRIQAALGNNGRLIVDVIPEVELIVGEQHPIPELGPAESQNRFNLVFENFISVFAQKEHPLTVFLDDMQWADTATLNLIQTIITSSNIQYLCFILAYRDNEVDIVHPFNLMIEKVRQYGAITTEIILAPLNLAYVNQLIADTLHSSVEQVKPLAQLIFQKTDGNPFFVNEFFKTLHQENLLNFDPLRKGGWQWDLAEIEAQGITDNIVSLMIGRMQKLPIATQQVLKLASCIGNRFNLEVLALVGEQSFEETANALLEAILRGLIIPIESDESVDKNYRFYHDRVQQAAYALIADESKSAVHLKIGQLLLRNASPEEVTEQVFNLVNQLNLAVDLIIEQTEKDELAQLNLIAAKKAKSSTAYTPAKRFFRVAMNLLAENTWIEQYEQTFSLFRELAECEFLTGNLEQAEELFELLMLKAKSNIDKSNIYTLQIRLYQVVGRYEDALKLGLEALKLFGVIFPDINDEVQGAIAKRSSEALIAIEKTQVLINLCDRQVSDLINAPVIEDPNIKILISLLTTLGPPNLSR, encoded by the coding sequence ATGATGATTGCATTACCCGGATTTAAAATTGTCACTTTGTTAAAAGCAGGGGTAAAAGCAGTCATATACCGTGGAATCAAGGTTAAAGATGAGTGTCCGGTAATTATTAAAGGGCTACGGAAAGAACAGTGTACACCCAATAATATTGAACAACTTAAACATGAGTATGCGATCGCTCAAAGGTTAAATACCACCGCCGCAGTCAAAGTTTACGCCTTAGAGATGCATAAGGGAATCCCTTATTTAATTATGGAGGATTTTCAGGCGCGATCGCTCGACCAATTCTTAGACCAATTTCAACAGCCTGTTCCGTTTCTGAAGATTGCCATTGAAATCACCAGCAGACTCGCGCAAATCCACACTCATCAAATTGTCCACAAGGATATTAAGCCGCAAAATATCTTAGTTAATCTCGAAACTAATCAGGTCAAAATTGCCGATTTTGGAATTGCTGCCTTCATTCCCTACCAGCAGCAAATAGTTAGCAGTTCCAGTCGTATTGAAGGCAGTTTACCTTATTTGTCACCTGAGCAAACCGGGCGGATGAATCGAGGAATTGACCATCGTAGCGATTTGTATTCTCTAGGAGTTACCTTTTATGAGATGCTCACAGGCCAGCTACCATTTCAAGGCAAAGATCCTTTAGAGTGGGTACATTGCCATATCGCCAAATCTCCGCCATCCCCGGCAAAGCTGAACTCTGATATTCCCCAAATCCTCTGTGAGATTATCATCAAATTGTTGTCGAAGGTTGCAGAACAGAGGTATCAGAGCGCTTTAGGTTTGCAATTTGATTTGGAAAGATGCTTAAAGCAATTGGAAACAACCGGACAAATCCAATCCTTTATTTTGGGTCAGCAAGATATCTCAGAGCGTTTTCAAATTCCTCAAAAGTTGTATGGGCGAGAACCAGAAATTGCCAAGCTTCTACAAGCATTTGAGCGAGTTGTTAATCAAGGCAAACCAGAACTCGTGTTAGTTTCTGGCTATGCTGGCGTTGGTAAATCAACTCTTGTGAAGGAGATTCACAAGCCCATTGTTAGAGAACGCGGCTTTTTTATCTTTGGTAAATTTGATCAGTACAAACGAGATATTCCTTATTCCACCATTGTTCAAGCTTTTCAAACACTGACTCGACAAATTTTAACGCAGCCCGAAGATAAACTTACTACTTGGAAAAAGCGAATACAAGCAGCATTAGGCAACAATGGTAGACTAATCGTTGATGTAATTCCCGAAGTTGAATTAATCGTTGGAGAACAGCATCCTATACCAGAGTTAGGGCCTGCTGAATCTCAAAACCGATTCAATTTGGTGTTTGAAAATTTTATCAGCGTCTTTGCTCAAAAAGAGCATCCACTCACTGTTTTTTTAGATGATATGCAGTGGGCAGACACCGCTACTTTGAATTTAATTCAAACTATTATTACTAGCTCTAACATCCAGTATCTCTGCTTCATTTTGGCATATCGAGATAACGAAGTAGATATTGTGCATCCCTTCAATTTGATGATAGAGAAGGTTCGCCAATATGGAGCAATAACGACTGAAATTATCCTTGCCCCGTTGAATCTCGCCTATGTAAATCAGTTGATTGCTGATACCTTACATAGTTCAGTAGAACAAGTAAAACCACTGGCTCAATTGATTTTTCAAAAAACTGACGGTAATCCTTTCTTTGTCAATGAATTTTTCAAAACATTACATCAAGAGAATCTGCTGAATTTTGATCCCCTGAGAAAAGGGGGGTGGCAATGGGATCTAGCTGAGATTGAAGCTCAAGGTATTACAGATAATATTGTCAGTCTGATGATTGGGCGGATGCAAAAATTACCAATAGCAACTCAACAGGTGCTTAAATTAGCCTCCTGCATCGGTAATCGCTTTAATTTAGAAGTTTTGGCACTTGTTGGCGAACAATCTTTTGAAGAAACGGCAAATGCACTTCTTGAAGCAATTTTAAGAGGATTAATTATCCCCATTGAGTCAGATGAAAGTGTGGATAAAAACTATCGTTTCTACCATGACCGAGTTCAACAAGCTGCTTATGCCCTAATTGCCGATGAATCAAAATCGGCTGTTCACCTGAAGATTGGGCAACTTTTGCTGAGAAATGCAAGTCCTGAAGAAGTGACCGAGCAAGTTTTTAATTTAGTGAATCAACTCAATCTCGCAGTGGATCTAATTATTGAACAAACAGAAAAAGATGAATTGGCGCAATTGAATTTAATTGCTGCTAAAAAAGCAAAATCTTCCACAGCCTACACTCCTGCTAAAAGATTTTTTAGAGTTGCCATGAATCTTTTGGCTGAAAATACCTGGATTGAACAATATGAGCAGACATTTAGTTTATTTAGAGAATTGGCTGAGTGTGAATTTTTAACAGGTAATTTAGAGCAAGCGGAAGAATTGTTTGAGCTACTAATGCTGAAAGCAAAATCTAATATAGATAAATCTAATATTTATACACTACAAATCAGACTCTACCAAGTTGTAGGTAGATATGAAGATGCGCTGAAATTGGGATTAGAAGCTTTAAAACTTTTTGGGGTGATATTCCCTGATATAAATGATGAAGTGCAAGGTGCGATCGCGAAGCGAAGCAGTGAAGCGCTGATCGCAATTGAGAAAACCCAGGTATTAATAAATTTATGTGATAGACAAGTCTCTGATTTAATTAATGCTCCGGTGATCGAAGATCCAAATATTAAGATATTGATTAGTCTGTTGACGACTTTAGGCCCACCAAACTTATCTCGGTAG
- a CDS encoding GAF domain-containing protein, producing the protein MLLVSIFHDIPTGYAFSEMTIQLNEKLNDSKLRGVVLHIHGSHINVWRNHIATDIPFLERGFIGCVEAGDVTMANYNGYQASWQIIQLGYPLTDTYKSLEKYTAFARQSKYEAVYQTIRLQQMLLMNLRGLTHQNLTLSDDNFDELCALSVITNAGFVSGIIFYHIIKLIIFFTYTRYTDALNSALILSNLPVTTLALPIETDYILYYSLTLTALYSTGSAQEQKRFLGTLKAHQQQLEYWANHCPANFLHKSQLVAAEIARIEGQDLEAMRLYEQSIASSREQGFVQYEALAYEIGAKFYLEREFELIAKTYLQEAKNAYVRWQASAKVKHLEESYPQLLPQQQLVSNGTFFTTGEQLDFLSVVKASQSISSEIVFSRLLKTLMQIVIEQAGAEIGYLLLEHEQNLVIEVEAKVNPQVEKLNVSLPVLKYEISQLIPQSILNYVQRTQETVILQNATEQNLFSKDEYVIQKQPKSVLCLPIIHQSQLLGILYLENNLISSAFTQEKLSVLEILTVQIAISLENARLYQSLENSQEQLNLALKSAKIGVWSWDIINDRFDWDEQIYQLFGLTSETFAGTSEAILARLHSDDRELLAQSLSRAINEGVEHDLEYRIIQDDGSIRYAACRGKAFFNEAGIATHMTGVVLDITDRKQSDAERIQLIEEQTARLEAEADQQRATFLAQVSATLASSLDYESTLASVANLVVPYFADWCAVDLLQNNQSIHRVAVAHQDPEKVKLGWELHQRYPRNLDAPEGVAKVLRTGLAEMVAEISDAALAAAIPDAEYLRILRELGLKSCIILPLIARERILGTISFITAESERRYSTADLSLAEDVAHRAAIAIDNARLYQEAQQAQKTAERALERIARLQSITAALSESLTPAQVSEVIVEQSMAALGASSALVALLNETKTELEIVRAVGYKQDLVEAWRHFAIDSPYPLAEAVRTGQPVWAESTENRIARYPHLGQMYAQYDFEAWISIPLMVEGWAVGGISLGFAQPQLLSAEDQAFILAVAQQCAQAIARAHLYEAERTARSAAEAANRVKDEFLAVLSHELRTPLNPILGWAKLMRSRKLDQATSDRALETIERNAKLQTQLIEDLLDVSRILQGKLSLNFGRIYLLSVIEAAIETVRLSAEAKSIQIQKLSESGVGQVLGDANRLQQVFWNILSNAIKFTPSGGEVKIKLEQVGSQILICITDTGKGIAPEFLPYVFDYFRQADGATTRKFGGLGLGLAIVRHLVELHGGTVQAESLGEGKGATFTVRFPCLQNESKGIKDTKDNSLLVAAQSSPLAGLEILVVDDDADMREFLPFMLEQYGATVTIVASASEALTALSQSQPNLIISDIGMPEMDGYMLMRQIRSLKPEQGGTIPAIALTAYAAEIDHQQAIAAGFQQHISKPVDPEELVKAIASLMKSF; encoded by the coding sequence ATGCTGTTAGTTTCTATCTTCCATGATATACCTACAGGTTACGCATTTTCTGAGATGACAATTCAATTGAATGAAAAGTTAAACGATTCCAAACTTAGAGGAGTTGTTTTACACATTCATGGAAGCCATATCAACGTTTGGCGTAACCATATTGCTACGGATATTCCCTTTTTAGAGCGGGGATTTATCGGCTGTGTGGAAGCCGGTGATGTAACAATGGCAAACTATAACGGCTATCAAGCCTCGTGGCAAATTATCCAGTTAGGATATCCACTGACAGATACATATAAATCTCTAGAAAAATACACCGCATTTGCCCGCCAGTCGAAATATGAGGCTGTTTATCAGACAATTAGATTACAGCAAATGCTACTGATGAATCTGCGCGGACTAACTCACCAAAATCTGACTTTAAGTGATGATAATTTTGATGAATTATGCGCTTTATCTGTAATTACAAATGCAGGTTTTGTCAGTGGAATTATTTTTTATCACATTATTAAATTAATTATCTTTTTTACTTATACGCGGTATACAGATGCGCTTAATTCTGCCTTAATATTATCTAATTTGCCAGTTACAACGCTGGCATTACCAATTGAAACAGATTATATTTTATATTATTCACTGACTCTCACGGCTCTTTATTCAACAGGATCTGCTCAAGAGCAAAAACGTTTTTTAGGAACCCTAAAAGCCCATCAGCAGCAATTGGAATACTGGGCTAATCACTGCCCGGCAAACTTTTTACACAAGTCTCAATTAGTAGCTGCTGAAATAGCTCGAATTGAAGGTCAGGATTTAGAAGCAATGCGTCTGTATGAGCAATCAATTGCTTCATCTCGTGAGCAGGGATTTGTGCAATATGAAGCTTTAGCTTATGAAATAGGGGCTAAGTTTTACTTGGAGCGAGAGTTTGAATTAATTGCCAAAACCTACTTGCAAGAAGCGAAAAACGCTTATGTACGCTGGCAAGCATCTGCTAAAGTCAAGCACCTTGAAGAATCCTATCCTCAGCTATTACCACAACAACAGCTTGTCTCTAATGGAACGTTTTTCACCACAGGGGAACAATTAGACTTTTTGTCAGTAGTTAAAGCATCTCAAAGCATATCTAGTGAAATTGTTTTTTCGCGGTTGCTGAAAACATTAATGCAAATCGTGATTGAGCAAGCGGGAGCAGAAATCGGTTATTTGTTGCTGGAACATGAGCAAAATTTAGTAATTGAAGTAGAAGCTAAGGTTAATCCCCAAGTAGAAAAGCTTAATGTTTCTCTTCCTGTATTAAAGTATGAAATTTCACAGCTTATTCCGCAATCAATACTGAATTATGTTCAGCGAACTCAAGAAACGGTGATTTTGCAGAATGCTACTGAGCAAAATCTGTTTTCCAAAGACGAGTATGTAATTCAAAAGCAACCTAAATCTGTACTTTGTTTGCCGATCATCCATCAGTCGCAATTACTTGGTATTTTATATTTAGAAAACAATCTCATCTCTAGTGCCTTTACACAAGAAAAACTTTCCGTCCTAGAAATATTGACAGTTCAAATTGCCATTTCTCTAGAGAATGCTCGTCTTTACCAAAGTTTAGAAAACAGCCAAGAGCAACTAAACCTGGCGTTAAAATCTGCCAAAATCGGTGTTTGGAGTTGGGATATTATCAACGATCGCTTTGATTGGGATGAGCAGATTTATCAACTATTTGGGTTAACATCCGAAACCTTTGCTGGCACTTCCGAAGCAATTTTGGCTCGCCTGCATTCAGATGATCGAGAATTGCTGGCTCAATCGTTGAGTCGAGCAATTAACGAAGGCGTGGAACATGATTTAGAATATCGAATTATTCAAGATGATGGCAGTATCCGCTACGCAGCCTGTCGGGGAAAAGCCTTTTTCAACGAAGCGGGTATTGCCACACACATGACTGGTGTTGTGCTTGATATTACAGATCGTAAACAATCTGATGCCGAACGTATCCAACTGATTGAAGAGCAAACCGCCCGTTTGGAAGCAGAAGCCGATCAACAACGGGCAACATTTTTGGCTCAAGTCAGTGCAACTCTCGCTTCTTCCCTCGATTACGAAAGCACATTAGCAAGTGTGGCGAATTTAGTTGTGCCTTACTTTGCCGATTGGTGTGCCGTTGACTTGCTGCAAAATAACCAATCAATTCATCGCGTAGCAGTTGCTCACCAAGATCCAGAGAAAGTGAAACTCGGCTGGGAACTTCATCAGCGTTATCCAAGAAATTTGGATGCACCTGAAGGTGTGGCTAAAGTTCTGCGTACAGGGCTTGCAGAAATGGTAGCTGAAATTTCAGATGCAGCCCTAGCAGCAGCAATCCCCGATGCAGAATATCTCAGGATTCTGCGGGAACTAGGTTTAAAGTCCTGTATAATATTGCCCTTGATCGCACGGGAACGGATTTTAGGTACTATTTCGTTTATTACTGCTGAATCAGAGCGTCGTTACAGCACGGCTGACTTGTCATTAGCAGAAGATGTTGCCCATCGAGCTGCGATCGCGATCGATAATGCCCGCCTTTACCAAGAAGCGCAGCAAGCACAAAAAACAGCAGAAAGAGCATTAGAGCGCATTGCCCGTCTCCAGTCGATCACAGCTGCCCTTTCAGAATCCCTAACACCAGCCCAAGTATCTGAAGTCATTGTAGAGCAGAGCATGGCTGCCTTGGGAGCCAGTTCTGCCCTCGTCGCCTTGCTGAATGAAACTAAAACTGAACTGGAAATTGTGCGGGCGGTTGGTTATAAGCAAGATTTGGTGGAGGCTTGGCGGCATTTTGCCATCGATTCACCCTATCCTTTAGCAGAAGCTGTGCGGACTGGGCAACCTGTTTGGGCTGAATCAACAGAAAATCGGATAGCTCGTTACCCCCATTTGGGCCAAATGTACGCCCAATATGACTTTGAAGCCTGGATTTCTATTCCATTAATGGTAGAAGGTTGGGCAGTTGGCGGTATATCTTTAGGATTTGCCCAGCCTCAACTACTTAGTGCTGAAGATCAAGCATTTATCTTGGCTGTTGCTCAACAATGCGCCCAAGCGATCGCTCGCGCCCATCTTTATGAAGCCGAACGAACCGCACGAAGCGCTGCGGAAGCTGCAAACCGCGTTAAAGATGAATTTTTAGCTGTGCTGTCTCATGAATTGCGAACACCGCTCAATCCGATTCTGGGTTGGGCAAAACTGATGCGGAGTCGCAAACTTGACCAAGCAACAAGCGATCGCGCCCTAGAAACCATTGAGCGCAATGCCAAGTTACAAACTCAATTGATTGAAGATTTGCTGGATGTCTCCCGCATCCTTCAGGGTAAACTTAGTCTCAACTTCGGCCGGATTTATTTGCTATCAGTCATCGAAGCTGCCATTGAAACAGTGCGTTTATCGGCGGAGGCTAAATCTATCCAGATTCAAAAATTGTCTGAATCTGGTGTCGGTCAAGTTTTAGGCGATGCCAATCGCTTGCAACAAGTCTTTTGGAATATTCTTTCCAATGCTATTAAGTTTACTCCTAGCGGGGGAGAGGTAAAAATTAAATTAGAGCAAGTTGGTTCACAGATCCTAATCTGCATCACTGACACAGGAAAAGGGATTGCACCTGAGTTTTTACCTTATGTCTTTGATTATTTCCGTCAAGCAGATGGTGCTACAACTCGAAAATTTGGCGGTTTAGGTTTAGGATTAGCGATCGTCCGCCATCTCGTAGAACTTCACGGGGGGACTGTTCAAGCAGAAAGTTTGGGCGAAGGTAAGGGAGCAACTTTCACCGTTAGATTTCCCTGCTTACAGAATGAAAGCAAAGGAATCAAGGATACAAAAGATAACTCCTTACTCGTGGCGGCTCAGTCCTCGCCCCTAGCTGGCTTAGAGATTCTCGTGGTAGATGATGATGCAGATATGCGAGAGTTTTTGCCCTTTATGCTAGAGCAGTATGGTGCAACTGTTACCATTGTCGCCTCAGCTAGTGAAGCATTAACTGCACTGAGTCAATCCCAGCCAAATCTGATTATCAGCGATATTGGGATGCCAGAAATGGATGGCTATATGCTGATGCGACAGATTAGGAGTCTCAAACCAGAGCAAGGTGGGACAATTCCCGCGATCGCTTTAACTGCTTATGCTGCTGAAATAGATCATCAACAAGCGATCGCTGCCGGATTTCAACAGCATATTTCCAAACCCGTAGATCCAGAAGAATTGGTGAAAGCGATCGCATCATTAATGAAAAGTTTTTAG